A genomic region of Rhipicephalus sanguineus isolate Rsan-2018 chromosome 3, BIME_Rsan_1.4, whole genome shotgun sequence contains the following coding sequences:
- the LOC119385474 gene encoding globin-like, with the protein MTPREKVAVRTVWSAFCKEHPDYGVLLFNVYFLKYPDNIKLFKQFKGKSLRTLSSTDPEFSAHCSLVGEEITSMIEALDDVPRVLEILEKTLSSTIAYVSDARALHQLGQVVIDVLTPTTKTS; encoded by the exons ATGACGCCCCGAGAGAAGGTGGCTGTGCGTACCGTGTGGAGCGCCTTCTGCAAAGAACACCCGGACTATGGCGTCCTCCTCTTCAACGTGTACTTCCTCAAGTACCCCGATAACATCAAGCTGTTCAAGCAATTCAAGGGCAAAAGCCTCAGGACGCTCTCGTCGACGGACCCCGAATTCAG TGCGCACTGCAGCCTCGTGGGCGAGGAGATCACGAGCATGATCGAGGCGCTCGACGACGTACCCAGGGTGCTCGAGATTCTCGAGAAAACGCTCTCTTCCACCATCGCATACGTGAGTGACGCCCGCGCACTTCACCAGCTTGGCCAAGTGGTCATCGACGTCCTAACGCCAACCACGAAGACCTCATGA
- the LOC119385475 gene encoding uncharacterized protein LOC119385475, translated as MPPEFKEKYSSTRVILDATEIQCEVPSSLSLQSTTYSPYKSSNTCKGLIGALPNGLVAFVSELFTGSSSDRECVIKSCFLDLKFDDEDAVMADKGFRIEDLLEKNGVKLNLPPFLKGGTFSPEEVKTTKEIAALRIHVERRIQRIKAFHIFDRLIPLTLAPLINQIWTVTAILSNFQSSLIQQSSGKPQQEP; from the coding sequence ATGCCACCCGAGTTTAAGGAAAAGTATTCATCGACTCGAGTAATCCTGGACGCCACGGAAATACAGTGCGAGGTGCCATCATCCTTGTCCCTACAGTCTACAACGTACTCCCCATACAAGTCGAGCAACACATGCAAGGGACTCATCGGCGCCCTTCCTAATGGCCTTGTCGCCTTTGTGTCAGAGCTTTTCACAGGATCCAGCTCAGACAGAGAGTGTGTGATCAAGAGTTGTTTTTTAGACTTGAAGTTTGACGACGAAGATGCTGTTATGGCAGATAAAGGTTTTCGCATCGAAGATCTCTTGGAAAAGAATGGAGTGAAATTGAACCTACCGCCGTTCCTGAAGGGTGGCACATTCTCGCCTGAGGAAGTTAAAACTACAAAGGAGATTGCTGCTTTGCGGATACACGTGGAGCGGCGGATACAGCGGATAAAGGCATTCCACATTTTTGATAGACTCATACCGTTAACCTTGGCTCCACTGATTAACCAAATTTGGACTGTGACGGCAATCCTGAGCAACTTCCAGTCTTCTCTCATTCAACAGTCGAGTGGAAAACCGCAACAAGAGCCTTAG